ATGACATAATCTTTTCTCACATCATTTACTTCTAACAAAAACGGCGCAATGGTTGTGACCAATTGCTTTGTACTTGTTGAGACTGCAACCACATAGTAAGTCCCAATTCCTAGCTTCGCAACATTCCTACCAGATTCTCCCGAAGCCTGTGTCTCAACAAAAGGATAATTCTTCTCCAAAGCCTCCTTCGAGAGAGTTTTTATTGTCTCTGCTTGTTCTTTATCTTCTACTTTAAATAACTGATAATGAACATCTTGCTGACTATCGGGACTGATAATCGTTACAGCTACTTGCTGATCTCCAGCATGAACCTGCTGTACAAAGCTGACCAACCCCAATGCCAGACTCGTCACCAACAGACTGAGCAACTTCCTGATTTTCATTTCTTTCATTCTCCTTTACTTTCCTAAGAGCAAACATGTCTTTTCAAGTAGGATTCGGATAAATCCTACTTAAGAAAACAGGTGCCAAGCACCTGCTCTTCTTATCTCCATATCTTCATTCTTTACGAGAAATTAGCTATGTTTTTTATCTTTTTTCAATCCGAACAACGCAAGACCCATCAATGCAAGACCGCTTACTACGAAGATAATCGTACCGATGCCACCTGTATGTGGGATGTTTGGACGTTTGTTATTTTTAACATTTTGAGGATCTGCATCACCTGTATTAGATTCAATTGTCGTTGGTGTTTTGTTGTATGAAGTTTGGTTGACTTCAAATTCAATTCTATCTGCTAGGACAACGTAACCAGCAGGAGCTTTTATTTCTTGCAAGTAGTATTTCTTAGAACCATTACCTGCTGTTGCAAGTTCACCAGTTGTTCCTATAGGATCATATTTTAATCCTTTGATTTCAAAGCTACCATCTGTTGCAGATTTCAAGATAATTTCTTTGCCTTCTGTAGCATTAACAAATTTACCAGTAGCAATAGCGTCTTTATTAGCAGCAAGTAAGCCAGCTGTCCACTTCATCGCTTCAACTGCTTCTTTGTTATCATACAACTTAAATTCAGCACCTGCTAGTTTATCAGTCTCTTTTTCACCGACTTTGACAAATTTCTTACCACCCGTGTAAACATAAACCGGTGGAGTTGGCGGTGTTGGTGGTGGAGTATCTTCTCCCGGAGGTGCTGGAGGTGTTGTTGGCGGCACTCCTGGAGTTCCTGGTGGTGGAGTATCTTCTCCTGGTGGTGGAGTCAATTCCTCACCATGATTACCACCCCTATTATTGAATTCAATTTGTGTCTTATTGGCAATTGGCTTACCAAGTACAGCCTTGTCGTTGATTTTTGCCTTCAAGGTTACATCAATGTATGGCGCTGCATCTGTATTCTCTGCTTTGTCTAAAGCGGCATTGTCTTGCTGTTGTCCACGATTAGCTACTGGAACATTATCAGATACCCACTTCAAACCAGCTTCTGTCAAAGAAACTTTTACTGTACGTGTATCTGCACTCCAATCAACTGTGTAATGTTCATTTACAGTTAATATTTTTGTTCCAACTTTAACATCTCCAATACCTTCATAGTCTAATTGTGGATCAAGAGTGTCATCAAATTGATATTTAGAGTAGTTATGAATATTTTTAGGAATCGTTCCTTTTAGGTGGAAATTGATGGCATCTCCAATGTTGTAACTTCCTTCATTTTGACCAACAGACTCAACATCCTTATCTGGTACTGGGAAACTAGATTCAACGTTCTTTGGATAAACGTTCACTTCACTCAGATAACCTGAACCATCTGAAGTCCCCATTGGAAAACTAATTCTAAACGGTACTGCATAAGCACTTGACACTGTAGCAGGTGCCGATTCCTCAATTACCCAATAGGTACCATTATCTTCTTTGCTAACAGAGAAAGAGGTAAGACCTTCACTGTCAGTTACTCC
Above is a window of Streptococcus sp. zg-86 DNA encoding:
- a CDS encoding SpaH/EbpB family LPXTG-anchored major pilin, translating into MKKQKQLIHLGVLAVLLGGVVAPLAQPFSPVTSVAAEGPITTKEIPATTKINIYKLRADSYSKLIENRDGQKLSAEALKELGTNVTPLKGVTFKWYKITDGATDDMLRKMTKEELDVKYTKNGSTGVTDSEGLTSFSVSKEDNGTYWVIEESAPATVSSAYAVPFRISFPMGTSDGSGYLSEVNVYPKNVESSFPVPDKDVESVGQNEGSYNIGDAINFHLKGTIPKNIHNYSKYQFDDTLDPQLDYEGIGDVKVGTKILTVNEHYTVDWSADTRTVKVSLTEAGLKWVSDNVPVANRGQQQDNAALDKAENTDAAPYIDVTLKAKINDKAVLGKPIANKTQIEFNNRGGNHGEELTPPPGEDTPPPGTPGVPPTTPPAPPGEDTPPPTPPTPPVYVYTGGKKFVKVGEKETDKLAGAEFKLYDNKEAVEAMKWTAGLLAANKDAIATGKFVNATEGKEIILKSATDGSFEIKGLKYDPIGTTGELATAGNGSKKYYLQEIKAPAGYVVLADRIEFEVNQTSYNKTPTTIESNTGDADPQNVKNNKRPNIPHTGGIGTIIFVVSGLALMGLALFGLKKDKKHS